In a genomic window of Henningerozyma blattae CBS 6284 chromosome 9, complete genome:
- the FOL3 gene encoding dihydrofolate synthase (similar to Saccharomyces cerevisiae RMA1 (YKL132C) and FOL3 (YMR113W); ancestral locus Anc_2.435) — MSIILGLTRVTKLLSFIGNPETHLQVIHIAGTNGKGSVCSYISSVLQQIPNAKIGKFTTPHLIHVTDSISVNEIPISDGTYRRLRKEVENINKLNSLECTEFEIMTCTALKYFHNIKCKWCVIEVGLGGRLDATNVIPGVNKKACGITKIGLDHESFLGNTLQQIASEKAGIITKGVKFVAIDGTNAKEVLKVVEDRCKEIKDCVLQITEANGSNWIAETQSWGTVNLSHLPLNGQYQIFNSRVAVSILDNLQQRSLLKISIDQLLSGFSKVEWPGRLQEFIYKHDLEEDSVSFLMDGAHNGSAAIELSNFLKTKYGPSQPLTFVLAVTNGKTLQPLLDPLLSAKDNVVVTEFESVDGMPWIKAMDSTELKSKIQEYTSSIYIDVSVPEALKHASEISKLKNTPIVVCGSLYLCGQILRLQNNQTAKSNF, encoded by the coding sequence ATGTCAATTATTTTAGGTTTAACACGAGTAACAAAATTACTTAGCTTTATTGGTAATCCTGAAACACATCTACAAGTTATTCATATTGCTGGAACCAATGGTAAAGGATCCGTTTGCTCATACATATCATCTGTTCTACAGCAGATTCCAAACGCCAAAATTGGTAAATTCACTACTCCTCATCTAATACACGTTACAGATTCCATATCTGTAAACGAAATTCCGATTTCTGATGGAACCTACAGAAGGCTTCGTAAAGAAGTAGAAAACATCAATAAGTTAAATAGCTTGGAATGTACAGAGTTCGAGATTATGACTTGTACAGCtctaaaatatttccatAATATCAAATGTAAATGGTGTGTTATTGAAGTAGGCTTAGGAGGTAGACTTGATGCTACTAATGTTATTCCAGGTGTAAATAAAAAGGCTTGTGGGATAACAAAAATTGGTCTAGACCATGAATCTTTTCTTGGAAATACCCTTCAGCAAATTGCATCAGAAAAGGCAGGTATTATCACAAAGGGAGTTAAATTTGTGGCTATAGATGGTACAAATGCTAAAGAAGTATTAAAAGTAGTAGAAGATAGAtgtaaagaaattaaagattgCGTATTGCAAATCACTGAAGCTAATGGGTCAAATTGGATTGCTGAGACACAATCATGGGGGACGGTAAATCTATCCCATTTACCATTAAATGGccaatatcaaatattcaacTCAAGAGTAGCAGTCTCTATTCTTGATAATCTCCAACAACGATCATTGTTGAAGATATCTATCGATCAACTGTTATCTGGTTTCTCAAAAGTGGAATGGCCAGGAAGATTAcaagaatttatttataaacaCGACCTTGAAGAAGATAGTGTTTCTTTCTTAATGGATGGTGCACATAATGGGAGCGCAGCAATTGAATTGTctaattttctaaaaacaaaatatggCCCTTCTCAACCACTTACTTTTGTTTTAGCTGTTACTAATGGCAAAACTTTGCAACCCCTGCTAGATCCATTATTATCAGCAAAAGATAACGTCGTTGTCACAGAATTTGAATCCGTTGATGGTATGCCATGGATAAAGGCTATGGATTCTACAGAATTGAAATCTAAGATTCAAGAATATACTAGCTCTATTTATATTGACGTATCAGTTCCAGAAGCTTTGAAGCATGCCTCagaaatttctaaattgaaaaatactcCAATTGTTGTATGCGGATCTCTTTATTTATGTGGCCAAATTTTACGTTTACAAAATAACCAAACAGCAAAAAGTAActtctaa
- the TBLA0I00700 gene encoding uncharacterized protein (similar to Saccharomyces cerevisiae YKL133C and YMR115W; ancestral locus Anc_2.433), protein MRCHIHKSSNILNVNSSHIPLSFSGTTTNFQQRRKHSLKYYFGVGALVGLCYGIWEFTNTPSSPFPTEVADKLKDALWAESEKENFNSRKALKFYINALEQCNISNMDNLSDEYTSIELKIAELYQKLGQFEEANDMYLELLARYFSALSTTDLVEEDRRGTLIRRDLRVLIKSLETNKDLSLGRRNLLAHLLLAQEEVLSKSPELKNFFEKRKQKTIDIFNGKSTKEPFEFKTYVNEENIKVNEDGYMTLNMNHNSSAWEPFKEEFFTARDLYTAYCLSAKDITAALGCKMTTVEWMVMADMPPSQILLSQANLGSLLYLQAEKFAAEADELQSKLNEATIGNDESRELAIDLRTISSNKERSLKMASQCYESVIDFAKKNKKLRFKIKEELDPSASQAIALSTYGIGVLSIQNGSFAKAENLLKEAISLANDTGFVELLSEASLELDKLTDRKAKFSNLSK, encoded by the coding sequence ATGAGATGTCACATACATAAATCTTCCAACATTTTAAACGTAAATTCCTCACATATCCCACTTAGTTTTTCAGGCACCACAACTAACTTTCAACAACGTCGAAaacattctttaaaatattattttggtGTGGGTGCTTTAGTCGGCCTATGCTATGGTATTTGGGAATTTACAAACACACCATCATCACCTTTTCCAACAGAAGTAGCTGACAAACTAAAAGATGCATTATGGGCAGAGagtgaaaaagaaaattttaattctcGTAAGGCGCTGAAGTTTTATATCAATGCATTGGAACAATGTAACATTTCAAATATGGATAATTTATCAGATGAATATACCAGTATCGAATTGAAAATCGCTGAATTATACCAAAAACTTGGTCAATTTGAAGAAGCGAATGACATgtatttagaattattagctAGATACTTTTCAGCCTTAAGTACTACAGACCTTGTTGAAGAGGATCGTAGAGGTACATTGATACGAAGAGATTTACGTGTGCTAATCAAATCATTAGAGACAAATAAAGACTTAAGTCTTGGTAGACGTAACCTATTAGCTCATTTACTATTGGCTCAAGAGGAAGTGTTAAGCAAATCACCTGAATTAAAGAacttttttgaaaaaagaaagcaAAAGACTATCGATATATTTAACGGTAAATCAACAAAGGAgccatttgaatttaaaacatacgtaaatgaagaaaatattaaagttaaTGAGGATGGCTATATGACTCTCAATATGAACCATAATAGTTCTGCTTGGGAACCATTTAAAGAGGAGTTTTTTACTGCAAGAGATTTGTATACAGCATATTGCTTATCTGCAAAGGACATCACTGCAGCTCTTGGATGCAAAATGACTACTGTGGAATGGATGGTTATGGCTGATATGCCTCCTTCAcaaattcttctttcaCAAGCAAATTTAGGatctttattatatctTCAAGCAGAGAAATTTGCAGCTGAGGCAGATGAACTTCAATCGAAGTTAAATGAGGCAACTATTGGAAATGATGAATCGAGAGAGCTGGCTATTGATTTACGTACCATTTCTTCCAATAAAGAAAGATCTTTAAAGATGGCTAGCCAATGTTATGAAAGTGTTATAGATTTTGctaagaaaaataagaagCTGCGATTTAAGATTAAAGAAGAACTAGACCCATCGGCCTCCCAGGCAATTGCATTATCTACATATGGAATTGGCGTATTGAGCATACAAAACGGATCGTTTGCTAAAGCTGAAAACCTTTTAAAGGAGGCTATCTCACTAGCTAATGATACTGGTTttgttgaattattaaGTGAAGCAAGCTTAGaattagataaattaaCAGACCGTAAGGCTAAATTTTCTAACCTATCGaaataa
- the OCT1 gene encoding metalloendopeptidase (similar to Saccharomyces cerevisiae OCT1 (YKL134C); ancestral locus Anc_2.432), translating to MRGSIALKKILNDSTSLYFQRFFKTSPVRNITRSNPLVSKDLKKQDLQKLFDDPKYFNSINNTGLNSNTSESTGNIISTGLFKNPFLTSPKGLKEFTHYSLLNASNILQQLKNDDTFNGLANYIIRLDQLSDTLCRVIDLCEFIRSCHPEKSFVQAAQECHEHMYAFMNTLNTDIALCDRLRTVLDNKEVLKRLTDEEIKVGKLLLEDFEKSGIQMSPEIRDRFISLSQDISLAGQDFLNNTSYTEKDYIKIKCDEFDKACDYPALKYKLSKDLSGKYYKIPTYGKIPYTALLKCKDEELRKKLWVAFHSCSNKQIERLTKIIKHRIELAKLLSKSSYSEYTLEGKMAKGPKEVNNFLNALLKSILPEVTKELEPISNKKCLSEGFSLETSEQSILNNIKPWDRDYYNPIQATSEGAYQMLIMEYFTLGNIIHGLSNLFNSIYGIRFEPGKIEDGETWSKDVRKLNVISEDEGLIGVIYCDLFEREGKSESPSHYTICCSREIYSEEHDLSTIQTGVNNKTGKNFQLPIVSLVCNFQVTNAKESRRICFLQHHEIETLFHEMGHAMHSMLGRTRFQTISGTRCVSDFVEIPSILMEFFANNPKVLIDISRHYDSGESIDIEVLNKYLENTKQFKACETYSQGKMALLDQRLHAENANSLDNIDVVEIYHNLEKELSVLPDTESNWCGRFGHLYGYGALYYCYLFDRAIATKIWESLFQNDPFSRKGGNIFKEQLLKWGGSKDPWKCVADVLGEPKLQFGGPEAMEYIGNSSKL from the coding sequence atgagAGGCTCAATAGCCTTGAAGAAGATACTTAATGATTCAACGTCATTATATTTCCaaagatttttcaaaactaGCCCAGTCAGGAATATTACAAGATCTAATCCATTAGTTTCCAAAGATCTGAAAAAACaagatttacaaaaattgtttgatgatccaaaatattttaactcTATAAATAACACAGGACTTAATTCTAATACGTCGGAAAGTACTGGAAACATAATATCCACTGGTTTGTTCAAAAATCCTTTTTTGACTTCTCCTAAGGGTCTAAAAGAATTTACTCATTactcattattaaatgcctctaatattcttcaacaattaaagaatGATGATACTTTTAATGGATTAGCCAATTACATTATCAGACTTGATCAATTAAGTGATACACTGTGCAGAGTTATTGATCTATGTGAGTTTATTCGATCGTGCCATCCAGAGAAATCATTTGTTCAAGCTGCGCAAGAGTGCCACGAACATATGTATGCATTTATGAATACATTGAATACAGATATTGCATTGTGCGATAGACTAAGAACTGTTTTGGATAATAAGGAAGTTTTGAAAAGATTGacagatgaagaaattaaagtaggaaagttattattagaagattttgaaaaatctgGTATTCAAATGAGTCCAGAAATTAGAGATagatttatttcattatcgCAAGATATAAGTCTAGCTGGCcaagattttttaaataataccTCTTATACAGAAAAagattatataaaaataaaatgtgACGAGTTCGATAAAGCTTGTGATTATCCagctttaaaatataaactCTCAAAGGATCTTTCCGGGAAGTATTATAAGATACCAACCTATGGAAAAATACCGTATACAGCACTTCTGAAATGcaaagatgaagaattacGAAAGAAATTATGGGTTGCCTTTCACAGCTGCtcaaataaacaaattgaGAGACTGACTAAAATTATCAAGCATAGAATTGAACTAGCTAAATTGCTGAGTAAATCTAGTTACTCAGAATATACGTTAGAAGGTAAGATGGCAAAGGGTCCCAAAGAAGTGAATAATTTTCTGAATGCTCTTCTAAAATCTATACTCCCTGAAGTTACTAAAGAACTGGAACCTATATCTAATAAGAAGTGCCTTAGCGAAGGATTCTCTCTTGAAACAAGTGAACAGTCAATTTTAAACAACATTAAGCCCTGGGATCGTGATTATTATAATCCAATACAAGCAACTAGTGAAGGTGCATATCAAATGCTCATTATGGAATACTTCACTTTAGGCAACATCATACATGGACTTTCAAACTTATTTAATAGCATATATGGAATAAGATTTGAACCTGGCAAAATTGAGGATGGCGAAACCTGGTCAAAAGATGTTAGAAAACTCAATGTCATTTCTGAAGATGAAGGGTTAATCGGAGTCATTTACTgtgatttatttgaaagagAAGGTAAATCTGAAAGTCCTTCTCACTATACAATATGCTGCTCGAGGGAAATATATTCTGAGGAACATGACCTATCTACTATTCAAACAGgtgtaaataataaaactgGAAAGAACTTCCAGTTACCTATCGTCTCCTTAGTTTGTAATTTCCAAGTTACTAATGCTAAAGAATCTAGACGTATTTGTTTTCTACAACATCatgaaattgaaacatTGTTTCATGAGATGGGCCATGCGATGCATTCAATGCTAGGAAGAACAAGATTTCAAACTATAAGCGGTACAAGATGTGTTTCTGACTTTGTAGAAATTCCAAGTATTttaatggaattttttGCCAATAATCCTAAAGTGTTGATTGATATATCAAGGCATTATGACAGTGGTGAGAGTATAGATATCGAAGTCTTGAATAAGTACCTAGAAAATACTAAACAATTTAAAGCATGTGAAACATATTCGCAAGGTAAAATGGCTTTGCTAGATCAACGTTTACATGCTGAAAATGCAAATTCTCTAGATAATATAGATGTGGTTGAAATATATCATAACTTAGAGAAAGAACTATCAGTTCTCCCTGATACTGAAAGTAACTGGTGCGGACGATTTGGTCATTTATATGGGTATGGTGCTTTgtattattgctatttatttgatagaGCAATTGCGACGAAGATTTGGGAATCGTTATTCCAAAATGATCCATTTAGTAGAAAGGGaggaaatatatttaaagaacAATTACTAAAATGGGGTGGATCTAAAGATCCTTGGAAGTGTGTAGCAGATGTATTGGGTGAGCCTAAATTACAATTTGGTGGCCCTGAAGCGATGGAATATATTGGtaattcttctaaattGTAA
- the TBLA0I00720 gene encoding uncharacterized protein (similar to Saccharomyces cerevisiae YPR045C; ancestral locus Anc_7.471) produces MKLDNDEERRKKRLARFAVNTDTRKATDKIRTNKTDSIIVGCFQTISKPYMRLTSEPNPEFIRPIHILKKAYETFLNEKINKEIEYSRFISEFKSIRQDLTIQRIRDEFTVKVYESNIEISIENEDFNEFNQCITQLIPLYSEVKEQAENDKRLQFIKYNMIRLIFLKEWDSLIEMFIRYKLNQNEKQIMLEWELFDAKIVGDYYKLAQTIESISEKNMLMGKLLEYYLKNERNNIIRVLILSYNQLNFEMLKEKLYFNNIENLGKYLIENKKYQEFIEKKVLENGKELQILNSRKIRLQNSDNF; encoded by the coding sequence ATGAAGTTggataatgatgaagaaagaagaaaaaaacgTCTAGCCAGATTTGCCGTAAATACTGACACTAGAAAAGCTACGGATAAGATAAGAACAAACAAGACAGATTCAATTATTGTTGGATGTTTTCAAACAATAAGCAAACCATATATGCGCTTAACATCAGAGCCTAATCCAGAATTTATTCGTCCAATTCATATACTTAAAAAAGCTTATGAAAcgtttttaaatgaaaaaatcaataaagaaatagaatACAGTAGATTCATTAGTGAATTTAAAAGTATACGACAAGATTTAACAATTCAAAGGATAAGGGATGAATTCACCGTTAAAGTATATGAAagtaatattgaaattagtATAGAGaatgaagattttaatgaatttaatcAATGTATTACTCAATTGATACCATTATATTCTGAAGTCAAGGAACAAGCAGAAAACGATAAAAGATTGCAATTTATAAAGTACAACATGATCagattgatatttttaaaagaatggGATTCTCTAATCGAGATGTTTATCAGATATAAGTTAAATCAGaatgaaaaacaaattatgCTAGAATGGGAGTTATTTGACGCCAAAATTGTGGGcgattattataaattagcTCAAACGATTGAATCGATTTCAGAAAAGAATATGCTAATGGGGAAActtttagaatattatttgaaaaatgaaagaaataatattattcgtgtattaattttgagctataatcaattaaatttcgAGATGttaaaggaaaaattatatttcaataatattgaaaacttgggtaaatatttaattgaaaataaaaaatatcaggagtttattgaaaagaaaGTTTTAGAGAATGGTAaagaattacaaattttaaatagcAGAAAAATTCGACTTCAAAATTCAGATAACTTCTAA
- the TBLA0I00730 gene encoding uncharacterized protein (ancestral locus Anc_7.469) — MPGNSSKLNISNPISRSISLPVKRKFDNYNPHRPHFHLDNSNSNIINNRRLNHKNKYYNLIRNYNPTFHDIQKYQDSNTFDLPHLKANADDLVQLISMESNDLAYVKLINRLGQGLIPLKYLAESAINNTTNNIATIPATTTLLEGITAQSSHVPTNSSHAGFSITPPASPLSLNSKSFDIANSKRSKSVSASSSSHSPNSSLNSNSTPMVSNLNELSDCRIISINNNTNKNRLQYVLKLIYANSTTTSSSSFTLSTLFYSNFYNLHVYLLQTNLKQSIPNLPPPTTTIATINSNTGPSSSGIIHGQNPTSGKITGINNPNAEKLSENDERINLFNNYLQSIISLIKTTNDTTITATFIHWLFHGKIVKLSELQNLNSSPLTPKGSFSPTTRSSSSSSSSCSTYSRSCSWNENSIKIKIHFKNDCYIVKSTFTEVDTLNKLKQIIIKKINNSSSNSNLNYSSLTMNNFNIISKIFNWYIIELTNESIYNDILLKLSQDTSSQSRLVLTIIENQ; from the coding sequence ATGCCAGGCAATAGTAGCAAACTCAATATATCCAACCCTATCTCAAGGTCCATCTCGCTACCGGTAAAGAGGAAGTTCGATAATTATAACCCTCACCGTCCTCATTTCCATCtagataattcaaattcaaatataataaataatagaagATTGAatcataaaaataaatattacaacttaataagaaattataaTCCCACTTTCCatgatattcaaaaatatcagGATTCAAATACTTTTGATTTACCTCATTTGAAAGCAAATGCAGATGATTTAGTTCAATTGATCTCGATGGAATCAAACGATTTGGCATAtgtgaaattaataaatagatTGGGTCAAGGTTTAATcccattaaaatatttagctGAATCTGCAATTAATAACactacaaataatattgctACCATCCCAGCAACCACAACACTTTTGGAAGGTATCACAGCTCAATCTTCTCATGTTCCCACTAACAGTTCACATGCAGGGTTTTCCATAACACCTCCAGCTTCTCCCTTATCATTAAACTCCAAGAGTTTTGATATAGCAAACTCCAAGAGATCAAAAAGTGTATCTGCCTCATCATCGTCACATTCCCCTAATTCAagtttaaattcaaattcaaccCCCATggtttcaaatttaaatgaattatcaGATTGTAGAATCatttctattaataataatactaataaaaatagattaCAATACGTATTGAAGCTAATTTACGCAAATTCTACCACaacttcttcttcctctttTACACTTTCTACTTTATTCTATTCGAATTTCTACAATTTACACGTTTATCTTTTAcaaacaaatttaaaacaatccATTCCCAATCTACCACCACCAACGACTACTATTGCTActataaattcaaataccGGACCCTCTTCATCGGGAATAATTCACGGACAAAATCCTACATCTGGGAAAATTACCGGAATTAATAACCCTAACGCGGAAAAACTAtctgaaaatgatgaacgtataaatcttttcaataattatttgcaatctattatttctttaattaaaactaCAAATGATACAACTATAACCGCTACGTTCATTCATTGGTTATTCCATGGTAAGATTGTAAAGCTTTCGGAATTACAAAACTTGAATTCATCCCCATTGACTCCAAAGGGATCATTCTCACCAACTACAagatcttcttcttcttcttcatcatcttgcTCTACTTATTCAAGATCTTGTTCATGGAAtgaaaattctattaaaattaaaatccattttaaaaatgattgTTATATTGTGAAATCAACTTTCACAGAGGTTGACACTTTAAATAAGTTGAAACAAATAATCattaaaaagattaataattcttcttcaaattcaaatttgaattattcttcattaaccatgaataattttaatataatttccaAGATTTTCAATTGGTATATCATAGAATTAACTAATGAATCCAtttataatgatattttgtTGAAATTATCTCAAGATACTTCTTCCCAATCAAGATTGGTCTTGactattattgaaaatcaaTAA
- the SFC1 gene encoding Sfc1p (similar to Saccharomyces cerevisiae SFC1 (YJR095W); ancestral locus Anc_7.467), which yields MSQKSSNPYINLISGGTAGLFEALCCHPLDTIKVRMQIYKKSHLSSGNPGFLATGVNIYKNEGFVALYKGLGAVVIGIIPKMAIRFSSYEMFRNLLTDPQTKTITTANTFIAGVGAGVTESIMVVNPMEVVKIRLQSQHLVLQEAAATASATASSAAGTATATMTAAGGNHMATHAAPVKYRNAIHAAYSIVREEGVATLYKGVSLTAARQATNQGANFTVYSKLKEYLQESQNTTVLPSYQTSLIGLISGAIGPFTNAPLDTIKTRLQKEKKLSNTSSKGNWKRIMEIGNQLVKEEGPRALYKGITPRVMRVAPGQAVTFTVYEFVRKQLEDTKVFST from the coding sequence ATGTCACAAAAATCAAGTAATCCATACATCAATCTAATCTCTGGGGGTACAGCAGGGTTGTTTGAAGCATTATGTTGTCACCCATTAGACACTATCAAAGTGCGTATGCAAATATACAAGAAGTCACATTTGTCATCAGGTAATCCCGGTTTCTTGGCTACAGGCGTCAACATCTATAAGAATGAAGGGTTTGTTGCTCTGTATAAAGGGTTAGGGGCTGTGGTGATAGGGATTATACCCAAGATGGCTATTCGTTTTTCTTCGTATGAAATGTTTAGAAACTTGTTGACTGATCCTCAAACTAAAACTATCACCACGGCAAACACTTTTATTGCCGGTGTGGGTGCTGGTGTTACCGAAAGTATTATGGTTGTAAATCCCATGGAAGTCGTCAAGATTAGATTACAATCACAACATCTAGTGCTGCAAGAAGCCGCAGCCACTGCTTCCGCCACTGCTAGTTCGGCTGCAGGTACTGCCACTGCCACCATGACTGCTGCAGGTGGTAATCACATGGCTACACATGCTGCTCCAGTGAAATATCGTAACGCTATACATGCTGCTTACAGCATTGTAAGAGAAGAAGGGGTCGCTACGTTGTATAAGGGTGTCTCTTTAACAGCTGCTAGACAAGCTACAAATCAAGGTGCTAATTTCACTGTATACTCcaaattgaaagaatatttacaaGAATCACAAAACACTACCGTGTTACCTTCATATCAAACCTCTTTAATAGGGTTAATCTCGGGTGCCATTGGGCCTTTCACAAATGCTCCATTAGACACAATCAAAACAAGATTACAAAAGGAGAAGAAATTGTCCAACACATCTTCAAAGGGTAATTGGAAAAGAATCATGGAAATCGGTAATCAATTGGTGAAAGAAGAAGGTCCAAGAGCATTGTATAAAGGTATTACCCCAAGAGTCATGAGAGTCGCACCAGGTCAAGCTGTCACTTTCACCGTATACGAGTTTGTAAGAAAACAATTGGAAGATACAAAGGTTTTCTCGACTTAA
- the IME1 gene encoding transcription factor IME1 (similar to Saccharomyces cerevisiae IME1 (YJR094C); ancestral locus Anc_7.465): MNIDFESDTVKNNLLLLANDNNHINCNTNNNDPLNDSSFNDYFFNSNHMTTSNGFNNIIIKENELFDNGFDDEGSSPDDDDDDEIVDDIVLFDIDQENVQPRIVPDKENDMLVHTQPVYLIDPIAFKLDHANSNYFYSSANPNEENDLDNIDNISFGNTDVNDYPFEDGLPQDQDQDQDQIQLSLQKQIKPQDAEDYFNINYIPRVLPNQYFIQENYQMTTTTTTRQKAGAAPKRETIRERKQHSSNIVNKNTNLLPLTTTYKKQLKTINLVKSNIIEKSQFIKLLYSKLSRYTTANIITNSASNEHQEYLDKVRFQEISYKFSKTYY, translated from the coding sequence ATGAATATTGATTTCGAATCGGATACtgtaaaaaataatctatTGTTATTGGCAAACGATAACAACCACATCAATTGCAATACAAACAATAATGATCCGCTAAACGATTCGTCGTttaatgattattttttcaattcaaatcATATGACTACTTCAAATGGgttcaataatataataataaaggaAAACGAATTGTTCGATAACGgttttgatgatgaaggtAGTAGTccagatgatgatgatgatgatgaaatagTAGATGATATCGTGTTGTTTGATATAGACCAAGAAAACGTCCAACCTCGAATCGTTCcagataaagaaaatgatatgtTGGTCCATACTCAACCAGTATACTTGATTGATCCAATCGCCTTCAAATTAGATCATGCAAATTCCAACTATTTCTATTCTTCTGCAAATCCCAACGAGGAAAATGATCTGGATAATATAGATAACATTTCCTTTGGTAATACAGATGTAAACGATTATCCTTTTGAAGATGGATTGCCCCAAGATCAAGATCAAGACCAAGACCAAATACAACTGTCATTGCAAAAACAAATCAAACCACAAGATGCAgaagattattttaatattaactaTATCCCAAGAGTCTTACCtaatcaatattttatacaagaaaattatcaaatgaCTACTACCACAACGACTAGGCAAAAGGCCGGAGCCGCTCCGAAAAGGGAAACTATTCGCGAAAGAAAACAACATTCCTCCaatatagtaaataaaaatacaaatttgCTCCCTCTTACAACAACCTATAAAAAGCAATTGAAAACTATAAACCTAGTAAAATCAAACATTATCGAAAAATCCCAATTCATAAAACTATTGTATTCCAAATTGTCAAGATACACCACGGCAAATATCATCACAAACTCCGCATCTAATGAACACCAGGAGTATCTTGATAAAGTAAGATTCCAGGAAATTTCTTACAAGTTCAGTAAAACATATTATTAG